A stretch of Bombina bombina isolate aBomBom1 chromosome 2, aBomBom1.pri, whole genome shotgun sequence DNA encodes these proteins:
- the LOC128649881 gene encoding small nuclear ribonucleoprotein Sm D2-like translates to MSLLNKPKSEMTPEELQKREEEEFNTGPLSVLTQSVKNNTQVLINCCNNKKLLGRVKAFDRHCNMVLENVKEMWTEVPKSGKGKKKSKPVNKDRYISKMFLRGDSVIVVLRNPLLAVK, encoded by the coding sequence ATGAGTCTGCTAAACAAGCCCAAGAGTGAGATGACCCCTGAGGAGCTTCAGAAGCGTGAGGAGGAGGAGTTTAACACAGGGCCACTTTCCGTACTGACACAGTCTGTGAAGAACAACACACAAGTCTTGATCAACTGCTGCAATAACAAGAAGCTTCTGGGGAGGGTCAAGGCCTTTGACAGACACTGTAACATGGTGCTGGAGAATGTGAAGGAGATGTGGACAGAAGTGCCCAAGAGTGGGAAGGGAAAGAAGAAATCTAAACCAGTCAATAAGGATCGTTACATCTCCAAGATGTTCCTACGTGGTGACAGCGTCATTGTTGTGCTGAGGAACCCTCTACTGGCAGTGAAGTGA